Proteins from one Erythrolamprus reginae isolate rEryReg1 chromosome 6, rEryReg1.hap1, whole genome shotgun sequence genomic window:
- the NTN4 gene encoding netrin-4 isoform X3, with product MRSPFWRLVLLGCSAVLSRILGTGSRCEKACNPQMGNLGHGRKLWTDTTCGYNSTEIYCSYSENTDLLCKRPKYSKCNFMNTHLAHPASAMVDSSFRLPHTWWQSTQGVQKEMIQLNLETEFYFTHLIMIFKSPRPAAMLLERSQDFGKTWKPYKYFSINCSASFGLDDDVTKKEALCTSRYSSHFPCTGGEVIYRSLSPSNSADDPYSPKIQAQLKITNLRVQLLKRQSCRCHSNDLNANPPQLTYYAIYDFIVKGSCFCNGHADRCVPLKGFKPVKAAGVFHVVHGRCICKHNTAGTHCQHCAPLYNDQPWLAANGQTGAPNGCKPCKCNGHSDTCHFEMDTWLASGNQSGGICDNCQHNTEGQHCERCKPGFYRDLRKPFSAHDTCKLCSCNPIGSAMLPFSNSTFCDPSNGDCPCKPGVSGPQCDRCMVGYWGFGHYGCRPCDCAGNCDSINGDCINSNADIDWYHETPGLYSVHNRSEVAWEWEEEQGYSALRHSGKCECKDQVLQNFKIFCAMKYTYVE from the exons TATTGAGCAGAATTCTTGGAACTGGGTCTCGCTGTGAGAAGGCATGCAATCCTCAAATGGGAAACCTCGGTCACGGACGTAAATTGTGGACAGATACAACATGTGGATACAACTCCACAGAAATATACTGTTCTTACAGTGAAAATACAGACCTCCTGTGCAAGCGGCCTAAGTATAGCAAATGCAACTTTATGAATACACATCTGGCTCATCCAGCTTCTGCTATGGTTGATTCATCTTTTAGATTACCACACACATGGTGGCAATCAACACAAGGCGTACAGAAGGAGATGATCCAGCTCAATTTGGAAACTGAATTTTATTTCACTCATTTGATCATGATATTCAAGTCACCAAGACCAGCAGCCATGCTCCTAGAGCGATCTCAGGATTTTGGGAAAACATGGAAGCCTTATAAGTATTTTTCCATCAATTGCTCAGCATCCTTTGGATTGGATGATGATGTAACTAAGAAAGAGGCACTTTGCACTTCAAGATACTCCAGCCATTTCCCCTGCACTGGTGGAGAG GTTATATATCGATCTCTATCACCTTCAAACTCTGCTGACGATCCTTACAGTCCTAAAATTCAGGCACAGTTGAAAATTACAAACCTTCGAGTGCAATTGCTAAAGCGACAATCCTGCCGATGTCATAGCAATGATCTGAATGCAAACCCACCACAGCTAACCTACTATGCAATCTATGATTTTATTGTgaaggggagctgtttttgcaatGGCCATGCAGATCGCTGTGTGCCTCTTAAAGGTTTTAAGCCCGTCAAAGCAGCAGGAGTCTTCCATGTG GTCCATGGGAGATGCATATGTAAACATAATACTGCAGGAACTCATTGTCAGCATTGCGCCCCTCTTTACAATGACCAACCCTGGCTTGCTGCAAATGGCCAAACAGGAGCTCCAAATGGATGCAAAC CTTGTAAATGCAATGGACACTCTGACACTTGTCACTTTGAAATGGACACATGGCTGGCATCAGGGAACCAAAGTGGGGGCATTTGTGACAACTGTCAACATAATACTGAAGGACAGCACTGTGAACGTTGCAAACCAGGCTTTTATCGAGATCTTAGAAAGCCTTTTTCTGCTCATGACACCTGCAAAT TGTGCTCTTGCAACCCCATTGGATCAGCCATGCTTCcttttagcaacagcactttctGTGACCCCAGCAATGGTGATTGTCCCTGCAAACCTGGAGTGTCTGGTCCTCAGTGTGACCGGTGTATGGTAGGATACTGGGGATTTGGACATTATGGCTGTCGACCATGTGATTGTGCAGGAAATTGTGATTCAATCAATGGAGACTGCATCAACAG CAATGCAGACATAGACTGGTACCATGAAACCCCTGGTCTCTATTCTGTACATAACAGGAGTGAAGTAGCTTGGGAGTGGGAAGAAGAACAAGGATACTCTGCTCTTAGACATTCAG GCAAGTGTGAATGTAAAGATCAAGTTCTGCAAAATTTTAAGATCTTTTGTGCCATGAAATATACATATG